The Candidatus Obscuribacterales bacterium genome contains the following window.
GGTTGCAGCGTTGGCGCTGATGGTGCTAGCGGCACGAACGCGCAGTTCACCGCTTTGGAAGTAGCCTTTCAGCTTTTCCATCGCAGAGGCGTCAAGGTACTTACCTTGAACGTCAGAGGAATTGATAACCGAAGTGATAGCGTCTTGCATGATTTAGCTTCCCTAAACAAAGTCGTTATGAATCAAAAGGTTTGAACGGCTGCTGGTGGGGTAAAACCCTACTGCATTGCCCCAACAACATAGTCGAAGTAAGCACCGGCTTCAGCCGCATCTTCAGAAGACATCAGAGAGGTGGCAATACCTTTCATGGCGCGAACGCTTTCTGCCACTGCATCGATGGGGGTGCCGAGAGAACGGTACATCTCACGAACGCCAACGATTCCGATTTCTTCGATGGGGGTGACATCACCCGCTACAACCCCGTAGGTTACGAGGCGGAGGTAGTAGTCCATGTCCCGCAGGCAAGTAGCGGTCATTTCTTCGCCGTAGG
Protein-coding sequences here:
- a CDS encoding allophycocyanin — encoded protein: YGEEMTATCLRDMDYYLRLVTYGVVAGDVTPIEEIGIVGVREMYRSLGTPIDAVAESVRAMKGIATSLMSSEDAAEAGAYFDYVVGAMQ